A genomic segment from Dasypus novemcinctus isolate mDasNov1 chromosome X, mDasNov1.1.hap2, whole genome shotgun sequence encodes:
- the SLITRK4 gene encoding SLIT and NTRK-like protein 4 isoform X3, translated as MFLWLFLILSARISSTNADSDISVEICNVCSCVSVENVLYVNCEKVSVYRPNQLKPPWSNFYHLNFQNNFLNILYPNTFLNFSHAVSLQLGNNKLQNIEGGAFLGLSALKQLHLNNNELKILRADTFLGIENLEYLQADYNLIKYIERGAFNKLHKLKVLILNDNLISFLPDNIFRFASLTHLDIRGNRIQKLPYIGVLEHIGRVVELQLEDNPWNCSCDLLPLKAWLENMPYNIYIGEAICETPSDLYGRLLKETNKQELCPMGTGSDFDVRILPPSQLENGYTTPNGHTTQTSLHRLVTKPPKTTNPSKISGIVAGKALSNRSLSQIVSYQTRVPPLTPCPAPCICKTHPSDLGLSVNCQEKNIHSISELTPKPLNAKKLHVNGNSIKDVDISDFTEFEGLDLLHLGSNEITVIKGEVFHNLTNLRRLYLNGNQIERLYPEIFSGLHNLQYLYLEYNLIKEISAGTFDSMPNLQLLYLNNNLLKSLPVYIFSGAPLARLNLRNNKFMYLPVSGVLDQLQSLTQIDLEGNPWDCTCDLVALKLWLEKLNGGIVVKDLRCETPVQFANIELKTLKNEILCPKLLNKPSAPFTSPASAITFTTPLGPIRSPPGGPVPLSILILSILVVLILTVFVAFCLLVFVLRRNKKPSVKHEGLGNPECGSMQLHEANKKDGLSTEAFIPQTIEQMSKSHTCGLKESETGFMFSDPPGQKGLMRNAAEKEKDLLHVDTRKRLSTIDELDELFPSRDSNVFIQNFLESKKEYNSIGVSGFEIRYPEKQQDKKNKKSLIGGNHSKIVVEQRKSEYFELKAKLQSSPDYLQVLEEQTALNKI; from the coding sequence ATGTTTCTTTGGCTCTTTCTGATTTTGTCAGCCCGGATTTCTTCTACAAATGCAGATTCTGACATATCGGTGGAAATTTGCAATGTGTGCTCCTGCGTGTCGGTTGAGAATGTGCTCTATGTCAACTGTGAGAAGGTTTCAGTCTACAGGCCAAATCAGCTGAAACCACCATGGTCTAACTTTTATCACCTGAATTTCCAAAACAATTTTTTGAATATCCTCTATCCAAATACCTTCTTGAATTTTTCACACGCAGTATCCCTGCAGCTGGGAAATAATAAACTGCAGAACATTGAGGGAGGAGCCTTTCTTGGGCTCAGTGCATTAAAGCAGTTGCACTTGAACAACAATGAATTAAAGATTCTCCGAGCTGACACTTTCCTTGGCATAGAGAACTTGGAGTATCTCCAGGCTGACTACAATTTAATCAAGTATATTGAACGGGGAGCCTTCAATAAGCTCCACAAACTGAAAGTCCTCATTCTTAATGACAATCTGATTTCATTCCTTCCTGACAATATTTTTCGATTTGCATCTTTGACCCATCTGGATATACGAGGGAACCGAATCCAAAAGCTCCCCTATATTGGGGTTCTGGAACACATTGGCCGTGTCGTCGAATTGCAACTGGAAGATAACCCATGGAACTGTAGCTGTGATCTTTTGCCTTTAAAAGCTTGGCTGGAGAATATGCCATATAATATCTACATAGGAGAAGCGATCTGTGAAACTCCCAGTGACTTATATGGAAGGCTTCTAAAAGAAACCAACAAACAAGAATTATGCCCCATGGGCACAGGTAGTGATTTTGATGTACGTATCTTGCCTCCATCTCAGCTGGAAAATGGCTACACCACACCCAATGGTCACACTACCCAAACATCCCTGCACAGACTAGTGACCAAACCACCAAAAACGACAAATCCTTCCAAGATCTCTGGAATCGTGGCGGGAAAAGCCCTCTCCAACCGCAGCCTCAGTCAGATTGTGTCTTACCAAACGAGGGTGCCTCCTCTTACACCTTGCCCAGCGCCTTGCATTTGCAAGACACATCCATCCGATTTGGGACTGAGTGTCAACTGTCAGGAAAAAAACATACACTCCATATCTGAACTGACACCAAAACCTTTAAATGCCAAGAAGTTGCACGTCAATGGCAATAGCATCAAAGACGTGGACATTTCAGACTTCACCGAGTTTGAGGGACTAGATTTGCTTCATTTAGGCAGCAACGAGATTACAGTGATCAAGGGAGAGGTATTCCACAACCTCACTAATCTACGCCGGCTCTATCTCAATGGCAATCAGATAGAAAGACTGTATCCTGAAATATTTTCCGGCCTTCACAATCTGCAGTATCTGTATTTGGAATACAACTTGATTAAGGAAATCTCAGCAGGTACCTTTGACTCCATGCCAAATTTGCAGTTACTGTACTTAAACAATAATCTCTTAAAGAGCCTGCCCGTTTACATTTTTTCTGGTGCGCCCCTGGCCAGACTGAATCTGAGGAACAACAAATTCATGTACCTCCCTGTCAGCGGGGTCCTTGACCAGCTGCAGTCTCTTACACAGATTGACTTGGAGGGCAACCCTTGGGACTGCACCTGTGACTTGGTGGCGTTAAAGTTGTGGTTGGAGAAACTAAATGGAGGGATTGTGGTGAAAGACCTGAGATGTGAGACACCTGTTCAGTTTGCCAACATTGAATTGAAGACCCTCAAAAATGAAATCTTATGTCCCAAACTCTTGAACAAGCCATCAGCACCGTTCACAAGCCCAGCATCTGCCATTACATTCACTACCCCGCTGGGTCCCATTCGAAGTCCTCCTGGTGGCCCAGTGCCTCTATCTATTTTAATCTTAAGCATCTTAGTGGTCCTTATTCTAACTGTGTTTGTTGCTTTCTGCCTTCTTGTTTTTGTGCTACGCCGCAACAAGAAACCGTCGGTGAAGCACGAGGGCTTGGGGAATCCAGAGTGTGGCTCCATGCAGTTGCACGAAGCCAATAAAAAAGATGGACTGAGTACAGAAGCTTTCATTCCACAAACCATAGAACAGATGAGCAAGAGTCACACCTGTGGCTTGAAAGAGTCAGAAACCGGGTTCATGTTTTCCGATCCTCCAGGACAGAAAGGCCTTATGAGAAATGCTGCCGAAAAGGAGAAAGATTTATTGCATGTGGATACCAGAAAGAGACTGAGCACAATTGATGAGCTGGACGAATTATTCCCTAGCAGGGATTCCAATGTGTTTATTCAGAATTTTCTTGAAAGCAAGAAGGAATACAATAGCATTGGTGTCAGTGGCTTTGAGATCCGCTACCCGGAAAAACAGCaagataaaaaaaacaagaagtcGCTGATAGGTGGCAACCACAGTAAAATTGTTGTGGAGCAAAGGAAGAGCGAGTATTTTGAACTGAAGGCAAAACTTCAGAGTTCCCCTGACTACCTACAGGTCCTTGAGGAGCAAACGGCTTTGAACAAGATCTAG
- the SLITRK4 gene encoding SLIT and NTRK-like protein 4 isoform X1 produces the protein MPLYSLSLLLALFLPFSPSPWSLALLVRLPSSPWRVDSPSPLRAPPAAFGFLCFTGAAFRNFLAGPCTFSPPLLFKVEITGRRAVPYAISDCFSLFRSIKLFADCKKMFLWLFLILSARISSTNADSDISVEICNVCSCVSVENVLYVNCEKVSVYRPNQLKPPWSNFYHLNFQNNFLNILYPNTFLNFSHAVSLQLGNNKLQNIEGGAFLGLSALKQLHLNNNELKILRADTFLGIENLEYLQADYNLIKYIERGAFNKLHKLKVLILNDNLISFLPDNIFRFASLTHLDIRGNRIQKLPYIGVLEHIGRVVELQLEDNPWNCSCDLLPLKAWLENMPYNIYIGEAICETPSDLYGRLLKETNKQELCPMGTGSDFDVRILPPSQLENGYTTPNGHTTQTSLHRLVTKPPKTTNPSKISGIVAGKALSNRSLSQIVSYQTRVPPLTPCPAPCICKTHPSDLGLSVNCQEKNIHSISELTPKPLNAKKLHVNGNSIKDVDISDFTEFEGLDLLHLGSNEITVIKGEVFHNLTNLRRLYLNGNQIERLYPEIFSGLHNLQYLYLEYNLIKEISAGTFDSMPNLQLLYLNNNLLKSLPVYIFSGAPLARLNLRNNKFMYLPVSGVLDQLQSLTQIDLEGNPWDCTCDLVALKLWLEKLNGGIVVKDLRCETPVQFANIELKTLKNEILCPKLLNKPSAPFTSPASAITFTTPLGPIRSPPGGPVPLSILILSILVVLILTVFVAFCLLVFVLRRNKKPSVKHEGLGNPECGSMQLHEANKKDGLSTEAFIPQTIEQMSKSHTCGLKESETGFMFSDPPGQKGLMRNAAEKEKDLLHVDTRKRLSTIDELDELFPSRDSNVFIQNFLESKKEYNSIGVSGFEIRYPEKQQDKKNKKSLIGGNHSKIVVEQRKSEYFELKAKLQSSPDYLQVLEEQTALNKI, from the exons ATGCCCctttactctctctctcttctcctagctctttttctccctttctccccttccccatggtCTCTTGCCCTTTTAGTCcgccttccctcctctccttggAGGGTCGACTCCCCCTCTCCATTGCGTGCTCCTCCAGCTGCCTTTGGCTTCCTCTGTTTCACAGGAGCTGCATTCCGGAACTTCCTAGCTGGTCCTTGCACCTTTTCTCCCCCTTTGCTATTTAAAGTAGAAATTACGGGGAGAAGGGCAGTTCCTTATGCAATTTCAG attgttTCTCTTTATTCAGAAGCATAAAGTTGTTTGCTGATTGCAAGAAGATGTTTCTTTGGCTCTTTCTGATTTTGTCAGCCCGGATTTCTTCTACAAATGCAGATTCTGACATATCGGTGGAAATTTGCAATGTGTGCTCCTGCGTGTCGGTTGAGAATGTGCTCTATGTCAACTGTGAGAAGGTTTCAGTCTACAGGCCAAATCAGCTGAAACCACCATGGTCTAACTTTTATCACCTGAATTTCCAAAACAATTTTTTGAATATCCTCTATCCAAATACCTTCTTGAATTTTTCACACGCAGTATCCCTGCAGCTGGGAAATAATAAACTGCAGAACATTGAGGGAGGAGCCTTTCTTGGGCTCAGTGCATTAAAGCAGTTGCACTTGAACAACAATGAATTAAAGATTCTCCGAGCTGACACTTTCCTTGGCATAGAGAACTTGGAGTATCTCCAGGCTGACTACAATTTAATCAAGTATATTGAACGGGGAGCCTTCAATAAGCTCCACAAACTGAAAGTCCTCATTCTTAATGACAATCTGATTTCATTCCTTCCTGACAATATTTTTCGATTTGCATCTTTGACCCATCTGGATATACGAGGGAACCGAATCCAAAAGCTCCCCTATATTGGGGTTCTGGAACACATTGGCCGTGTCGTCGAATTGCAACTGGAAGATAACCCATGGAACTGTAGCTGTGATCTTTTGCCTTTAAAAGCTTGGCTGGAGAATATGCCATATAATATCTACATAGGAGAAGCGATCTGTGAAACTCCCAGTGACTTATATGGAAGGCTTCTAAAAGAAACCAACAAACAAGAATTATGCCCCATGGGCACAGGTAGTGATTTTGATGTACGTATCTTGCCTCCATCTCAGCTGGAAAATGGCTACACCACACCCAATGGTCACACTACCCAAACATCCCTGCACAGACTAGTGACCAAACCACCAAAAACGACAAATCCTTCCAAGATCTCTGGAATCGTGGCGGGAAAAGCCCTCTCCAACCGCAGCCTCAGTCAGATTGTGTCTTACCAAACGAGGGTGCCTCCTCTTACACCTTGCCCAGCGCCTTGCATTTGCAAGACACATCCATCCGATTTGGGACTGAGTGTCAACTGTCAGGAAAAAAACATACACTCCATATCTGAACTGACACCAAAACCTTTAAATGCCAAGAAGTTGCACGTCAATGGCAATAGCATCAAAGACGTGGACATTTCAGACTTCACCGAGTTTGAGGGACTAGATTTGCTTCATTTAGGCAGCAACGAGATTACAGTGATCAAGGGAGAGGTATTCCACAACCTCACTAATCTACGCCGGCTCTATCTCAATGGCAATCAGATAGAAAGACTGTATCCTGAAATATTTTCCGGCCTTCACAATCTGCAGTATCTGTATTTGGAATACAACTTGATTAAGGAAATCTCAGCAGGTACCTTTGACTCCATGCCAAATTTGCAGTTACTGTACTTAAACAATAATCTCTTAAAGAGCCTGCCCGTTTACATTTTTTCTGGTGCGCCCCTGGCCAGACTGAATCTGAGGAACAACAAATTCATGTACCTCCCTGTCAGCGGGGTCCTTGACCAGCTGCAGTCTCTTACACAGATTGACTTGGAGGGCAACCCTTGGGACTGCACCTGTGACTTGGTGGCGTTAAAGTTGTGGTTGGAGAAACTAAATGGAGGGATTGTGGTGAAAGACCTGAGATGTGAGACACCTGTTCAGTTTGCCAACATTGAATTGAAGACCCTCAAAAATGAAATCTTATGTCCCAAACTCTTGAACAAGCCATCAGCACCGTTCACAAGCCCAGCATCTGCCATTACATTCACTACCCCGCTGGGTCCCATTCGAAGTCCTCCTGGTGGCCCAGTGCCTCTATCTATTTTAATCTTAAGCATCTTAGTGGTCCTTATTCTAACTGTGTTTGTTGCTTTCTGCCTTCTTGTTTTTGTGCTACGCCGCAACAAGAAACCGTCGGTGAAGCACGAGGGCTTGGGGAATCCAGAGTGTGGCTCCATGCAGTTGCACGAAGCCAATAAAAAAGATGGACTGAGTACAGAAGCTTTCATTCCACAAACCATAGAACAGATGAGCAAGAGTCACACCTGTGGCTTGAAAGAGTCAGAAACCGGGTTCATGTTTTCCGATCCTCCAGGACAGAAAGGCCTTATGAGAAATGCTGCCGAAAAGGAGAAAGATTTATTGCATGTGGATACCAGAAAGAGACTGAGCACAATTGATGAGCTGGACGAATTATTCCCTAGCAGGGATTCCAATGTGTTTATTCAGAATTTTCTTGAAAGCAAGAAGGAATACAATAGCATTGGTGTCAGTGGCTTTGAGATCCGCTACCCGGAAAAACAGCaagataaaaaaaacaagaagtcGCTGATAGGTGGCAACCACAGTAAAATTGTTGTGGAGCAAAGGAAGAGCGAGTATTTTGAACTGAAGGCAAAACTTCAGAGTTCCCCTGACTACCTACAGGTCCTTGAGGAGCAAACGGCTTTGAACAAGATCTAG
- the SLITRK4 gene encoding SLIT and NTRK-like protein 4 isoform X2 produces MPEGKCTVFPDCFSLFRSIKLFADCKKMFLWLFLILSARISSTNADSDISVEICNVCSCVSVENVLYVNCEKVSVYRPNQLKPPWSNFYHLNFQNNFLNILYPNTFLNFSHAVSLQLGNNKLQNIEGGAFLGLSALKQLHLNNNELKILRADTFLGIENLEYLQADYNLIKYIERGAFNKLHKLKVLILNDNLISFLPDNIFRFASLTHLDIRGNRIQKLPYIGVLEHIGRVVELQLEDNPWNCSCDLLPLKAWLENMPYNIYIGEAICETPSDLYGRLLKETNKQELCPMGTGSDFDVRILPPSQLENGYTTPNGHTTQTSLHRLVTKPPKTTNPSKISGIVAGKALSNRSLSQIVSYQTRVPPLTPCPAPCICKTHPSDLGLSVNCQEKNIHSISELTPKPLNAKKLHVNGNSIKDVDISDFTEFEGLDLLHLGSNEITVIKGEVFHNLTNLRRLYLNGNQIERLYPEIFSGLHNLQYLYLEYNLIKEISAGTFDSMPNLQLLYLNNNLLKSLPVYIFSGAPLARLNLRNNKFMYLPVSGVLDQLQSLTQIDLEGNPWDCTCDLVALKLWLEKLNGGIVVKDLRCETPVQFANIELKTLKNEILCPKLLNKPSAPFTSPASAITFTTPLGPIRSPPGGPVPLSILILSILVVLILTVFVAFCLLVFVLRRNKKPSVKHEGLGNPECGSMQLHEANKKDGLSTEAFIPQTIEQMSKSHTCGLKESETGFMFSDPPGQKGLMRNAAEKEKDLLHVDTRKRLSTIDELDELFPSRDSNVFIQNFLESKKEYNSIGVSGFEIRYPEKQQDKKNKKSLIGGNHSKIVVEQRKSEYFELKAKLQSSPDYLQVLEEQTALNKI; encoded by the coding sequence attgttTCTCTTTATTCAGAAGCATAAAGTTGTTTGCTGATTGCAAGAAGATGTTTCTTTGGCTCTTTCTGATTTTGTCAGCCCGGATTTCTTCTACAAATGCAGATTCTGACATATCGGTGGAAATTTGCAATGTGTGCTCCTGCGTGTCGGTTGAGAATGTGCTCTATGTCAACTGTGAGAAGGTTTCAGTCTACAGGCCAAATCAGCTGAAACCACCATGGTCTAACTTTTATCACCTGAATTTCCAAAACAATTTTTTGAATATCCTCTATCCAAATACCTTCTTGAATTTTTCACACGCAGTATCCCTGCAGCTGGGAAATAATAAACTGCAGAACATTGAGGGAGGAGCCTTTCTTGGGCTCAGTGCATTAAAGCAGTTGCACTTGAACAACAATGAATTAAAGATTCTCCGAGCTGACACTTTCCTTGGCATAGAGAACTTGGAGTATCTCCAGGCTGACTACAATTTAATCAAGTATATTGAACGGGGAGCCTTCAATAAGCTCCACAAACTGAAAGTCCTCATTCTTAATGACAATCTGATTTCATTCCTTCCTGACAATATTTTTCGATTTGCATCTTTGACCCATCTGGATATACGAGGGAACCGAATCCAAAAGCTCCCCTATATTGGGGTTCTGGAACACATTGGCCGTGTCGTCGAATTGCAACTGGAAGATAACCCATGGAACTGTAGCTGTGATCTTTTGCCTTTAAAAGCTTGGCTGGAGAATATGCCATATAATATCTACATAGGAGAAGCGATCTGTGAAACTCCCAGTGACTTATATGGAAGGCTTCTAAAAGAAACCAACAAACAAGAATTATGCCCCATGGGCACAGGTAGTGATTTTGATGTACGTATCTTGCCTCCATCTCAGCTGGAAAATGGCTACACCACACCCAATGGTCACACTACCCAAACATCCCTGCACAGACTAGTGACCAAACCACCAAAAACGACAAATCCTTCCAAGATCTCTGGAATCGTGGCGGGAAAAGCCCTCTCCAACCGCAGCCTCAGTCAGATTGTGTCTTACCAAACGAGGGTGCCTCCTCTTACACCTTGCCCAGCGCCTTGCATTTGCAAGACACATCCATCCGATTTGGGACTGAGTGTCAACTGTCAGGAAAAAAACATACACTCCATATCTGAACTGACACCAAAACCTTTAAATGCCAAGAAGTTGCACGTCAATGGCAATAGCATCAAAGACGTGGACATTTCAGACTTCACCGAGTTTGAGGGACTAGATTTGCTTCATTTAGGCAGCAACGAGATTACAGTGATCAAGGGAGAGGTATTCCACAACCTCACTAATCTACGCCGGCTCTATCTCAATGGCAATCAGATAGAAAGACTGTATCCTGAAATATTTTCCGGCCTTCACAATCTGCAGTATCTGTATTTGGAATACAACTTGATTAAGGAAATCTCAGCAGGTACCTTTGACTCCATGCCAAATTTGCAGTTACTGTACTTAAACAATAATCTCTTAAAGAGCCTGCCCGTTTACATTTTTTCTGGTGCGCCCCTGGCCAGACTGAATCTGAGGAACAACAAATTCATGTACCTCCCTGTCAGCGGGGTCCTTGACCAGCTGCAGTCTCTTACACAGATTGACTTGGAGGGCAACCCTTGGGACTGCACCTGTGACTTGGTGGCGTTAAAGTTGTGGTTGGAGAAACTAAATGGAGGGATTGTGGTGAAAGACCTGAGATGTGAGACACCTGTTCAGTTTGCCAACATTGAATTGAAGACCCTCAAAAATGAAATCTTATGTCCCAAACTCTTGAACAAGCCATCAGCACCGTTCACAAGCCCAGCATCTGCCATTACATTCACTACCCCGCTGGGTCCCATTCGAAGTCCTCCTGGTGGCCCAGTGCCTCTATCTATTTTAATCTTAAGCATCTTAGTGGTCCTTATTCTAACTGTGTTTGTTGCTTTCTGCCTTCTTGTTTTTGTGCTACGCCGCAACAAGAAACCGTCGGTGAAGCACGAGGGCTTGGGGAATCCAGAGTGTGGCTCCATGCAGTTGCACGAAGCCAATAAAAAAGATGGACTGAGTACAGAAGCTTTCATTCCACAAACCATAGAACAGATGAGCAAGAGTCACACCTGTGGCTTGAAAGAGTCAGAAACCGGGTTCATGTTTTCCGATCCTCCAGGACAGAAAGGCCTTATGAGAAATGCTGCCGAAAAGGAGAAAGATTTATTGCATGTGGATACCAGAAAGAGACTGAGCACAATTGATGAGCTGGACGAATTATTCCCTAGCAGGGATTCCAATGTGTTTATTCAGAATTTTCTTGAAAGCAAGAAGGAATACAATAGCATTGGTGTCAGTGGCTTTGAGATCCGCTACCCGGAAAAACAGCaagataaaaaaaacaagaagtcGCTGATAGGTGGCAACCACAGTAAAATTGTTGTGGAGCAAAGGAAGAGCGAGTATTTTGAACTGAAGGCAAAACTTCAGAGTTCCCCTGACTACCTACAGGTCCTTGAGGAGCAAACGGCTTTGAACAAGATCTAG